In Desulfofustis limnaeus, the genomic stretch TTCGAAATCACGGAGTGATCCTCCGGCTTGGAGAATGGCGCTAACGCCCTGTCTGATCCCCACATCGGCACCGTCACGGAAGGGGAAGAACGCATCGGAAATCATCACCGAGCCGGGCAGACCGGCCCGGTCGGCGGCCACCTGCCGGTCGATCCCCTCTTTTTCCTCGGTCTTTCGTTCGCCCCGGGCGATCGCCAGTTCCAGATCGGCATAGGAGATCCGGTGGCGGTCGAAACAGAGGATATCTGCATACTTAATGTAGGCTTTGTGGACGGCGATCTCGGCCACCCCGACGCGGTCCTGCTCACCAGTGCCGATACCGACGGTGCAGCCGTTCTTGACGTAGAGGACGGAATTGGAGGTTACCCCGTGCTCTATGGCCCACCCGAAGAGCATATCGTCCACCTCCTGTTGAGTGGGTTCCCGCTCGCAGCGGTAGGTCGCGCCTTGCCAATCGGCAATGGCCGGTTTCAGGTCAGCCGGGGTCCGGACCGAGTTCAACGCCGATTGCTGGATGATGATGCCGCCGTCGATAAGGCTCTTGAAATCGACGAACCGATAACGTTCAAACTCGGCCAAGCGATCGATCCGCGCTATCTTGATGACGCGCAGATTTTTTCTCTTCTTGATGATGTCCAGGCTGTTTTCGATAAAGTCCGAGGCGCAAACCACTTCCAGGTAATTGTCCGCAAGCAGTTCGGCGGTTTCCCGGTCGCAGGCTCGGTTGAGCACGACGGCGCCACCAAAGGCGGCAATCCGGTCAGCCCGGTTGGCCCGGTCGAAGGCCTCGGCCAGCGAGGATGCAACGGCTGCCCCGCACGGGTTATTATGCTTGAGGATCACCGCCGCCGGCCGCTCCATCAGGTATTTGATGATGTTGAGCCCGTTGTCGATGTCGGTCAGATTGATTTTGCCCGGATGTTTGCCCACCTGCAGCATGTCTTCTGCGCTGATGGCCGAGACCAGACCGTTACCGGGTTCGATATAACGGCAACCGCCCAACTCCAGATTGCCGTTGACCAATTCGTAAAGGGCCGCTTCCTGGTCGGGGTTTTCACCGTAACGGATGCCCCGTTCCTCGTATCGGCCGTCCTCCTGGGCGATGTTCCAGGTTCGCTTGCGATAGATCAATCGCTGATCACCGAAGGTGACGGTCATCTCCATGGGGAAATGGTCGCCGAGGATGGTGGTGTACATCTTTTTTATATCACTCATGGTCGTGACCTCGTGCGGGTGGTGGTCGAGAAATAGGCACCTCTCCGGCTATTGGCCGGGGAGTAGGTTGCATAACTATACGCTGAACAGAACTCTCTGCCAAATGGAAACCGTTGTGGGGGAAATGGCAGTGCGGACCCTTACCCCGAGGCGGCTCCGGGTCCTTCCTCGCTGACGCAGGCGGTCAGGGGCTGAACTCGCGCCCCGGCTTTGATTGAGCAACCGGAAAGGACGCTGTTGGCGCCGATTTCTGCGTCGGGACCAATGTCGGCGTTGTCAAGCACCACCCCGGCACCAATACGGCATCGTGCTCCCAGGCGGCTGGCGCCAAGAATGGTAATGCGTTCGGTGAGGGTACAATCGGGGCTGATCTCCACGGTGGGGGCAACGGTAATGGAGGCCGGGTCGTACATCGTGATTCCGGCGGCCAGCAATTCTCGATTGCGGCGTTGTCTGATCTCGCCATGGGCCAGGGCCAACTCGACCCGGGAGTTGACGCCGAGCACCTGAAACGGCACCGGATGTTCGTAGCGACCAACGGTAACCCCGTCGGCTACGGCGATGCCGACGATGTCGGTGAGGTACATCTCCTTCTGGCTGTTATCACGGGTAACCCGATTCAGGGCAGTGAACAGGAATTCTTTTTCCACGCAATACAGACCGGCGTTGATCTCCTTGATACGGCGTTGCTGCGAAGAGGCGTCTTTTTCTTCGACGATGGCCTGTACCGCCCCCTCCTGGTTGCTGATAATGCGCCCGTAACCGGTCGGCTGGTCCAGTCGGGTGGTCATGATCGTCAGAGCGGCGCCTGATTGGTGATGGGTTTCCAGCATCTCCTGCAGATGGTGACTCTGCAGGAGTGGCGAATCGCCGCACAGGACCAGTACCGTACCGGAAAAATCGGCCAATTCCGCTTTGGCGCAAAGCACGGCGTGGCCGGTGCCGAGTTGCTCGTGCTGTTCAACGCAGGTGACCGGGAAGGTGCTGATCGCTTGTTCCACCCGGTCTCCCTGGTGGCCGACGATGACGATGGTCTTGACGGCCCGCAACGGCTGTACGGCATCGAGCACGTGGTGAAGCATCGGTCGGAAAAAGACTTCGTGCAGTACCTTGGCACGGGACGACTTCATTCTCGTACCTTTGCCGGCGGCTAGGACAATGACGGCGAGTGCGGAGGAAGCGGGCATGGCTGTTGATTCGTCTCTTATTTCTTTTTCAGGATGGCCCGCCAGCCGGTTACCTGCTGCATGATCGGGCGGTAGACATTGCTCACCGAACCGGCTTGTTCAGTGACGTAAAATGCTTCGGGATCCAGGGACATGATGCGGCCAAGTAGGCTTTTCAGGTCTCGTCGGCGGCAGACGATATAGAGTTCGGTCACCGGCCCCGATTTTCCTTCACCGCTGAAGGTGGTAACCCGATAGCCCTGGTTGCGCAAGGTGTCGGTCAGCTTTTTGGCGTGTCCTCTGCTGATGACCCGCAGGATCAGGTTGCCCAAGGCGATCCGCTTCTCGATTTTGATCCCCACCGTATTGCCCGTGGCAAAGCCGAATGCATAGATGACTCCGTAAAGGGGTTGGCTGGCCACGGTCTGAACAATGGTGGAGACCACGGCCAGCCAGATGGCCGATTCGAAAAAGCCGAGCCAGAAAGAGAGCGTGGTCCGTCCGTGGACGATGGCGATGGTGCGCAGGGTGCCCAGCGATACGTCTACGACCCGGGCGGCGAAGATGAACAGACCGTAGATGAGGTTTGCCGGTTGCAGGAAGAAAGTGGGGTCTAGCATCTGTTCCATGGTGGAGCGCTCTACAATTCAAATGGTTCTGCAAAGGGGTCGTTGAAGATTCCGTTACCGGGTATACTGTCGTCGGTCGTGACGATAACAGCTTCCGGTTCCCCAGGCAAGGGGGGGCGGAACAATTGCTCATCCATGTGGAGAATCGATGCCAACCGTTAAAAAAACCATTTGTCCTCTCGATTGTCCCGATAGCTGCGGGTTGTTGGCGACCGTCGAGGGTGGGCGGGTCTTGTCCCTGGCCGGTGATCCCGAGCACCCCTATACGCGCGGGGTGATTTGCCGCAAGATGCGGCGTTATCCCGAGCGTCTGAACCCGGAGCAGCGGCTGCTCCATCCTCAGCTGCGAATCGGTAGTAAGGGGGAGGGTCGCTTCGCCAGGATCAGCTGGGATGAGGCCTGGGAGCGTCTCGTGGAAGCTTTGCAGCAGCGGGTCGCGGCCCATGGCGGCGAGACGGTGATGCCCTTTTGTTATGCCGGCAATATGGGATTGGTCAATCGATTTGCCGGTTTTCCATTACTGCACCGGCTTGGAGCAACCCGGATCGAGCAGACCATCTGCTCGACGGCGGCCAGCAGCGCCTGGAAGCTGGGGTGCGGCCCGGTTGGCGGTACTCCGCCGGAAGCCGCGGCGGAGGCGACGCTGATCGTCGCTTGGGGGGTCAACATCCGTGCCACCGCTATGCATTTCTGGAACTATGTCGCCCAGGCCCGGAAAAACGGGGCGAAGCTCCTGGTTATCGACCCCTATCGCAATGATACCGCCCGACACGCCGATCGTTACATCCCGGTGGCGCCTGGTGGTGACAGTGCTTTGGCCTTGGGCGTGTTGCGGCTGCTGCTGGAGCGGCAGCGGCTCGACAACGAGTTCATTGCCGCGCAGACAAGCGGCTTCGAGCAACTGGCTGGGTATCTGCGCAGCGTCCCCTTTGAGCGATTTACCGAGCAGAGCGGGGTTGACCGACAGACCATGGAGCAGTTGGCCTCTTTATTAGCGGAGCACCAGCGCAGTTTTTTTCGTATTGGGGTCGGTCTCAGTCGCAACAGCCGCGGCGGTATGGCGGTGCGAGCCATCACCGCGTTGGCCGCCGCACTTGGGCTCTATGACGGCCGGCCGGGGCGTGGCGCCTTGCTGTTCTCAGGTGCGTTCGGCGGTGATACCGACCGGCTGAGCTGTCCGGAGTTGCTCGGCAGTTCCCCGCGCACCGTCAACATGATTCATCTCGGCCGGATGCTGACCAATGGTGGCAGCCCGCCGGTTAAGGCGCTGATCGTCTACAATGCCAACCCGCTCACTGTCGCTCCCGATGGGGCCACGGTGCGGCGTGGCCTGGCCCGGGAGGATCTGTTTACCGTTGTCCACGAACAGGTGATGACGCCGACGGCCCGCTATGCCGATCTGCTGCTGCCGGCCACCACCTTTTTGGAAAACCGGGACATCTACCGCTCCTACGGCCATTTTTTTCTCGGGGTTGTCGATCCGGTGGTGTCGCCTGCCGGGGAGGCCATCAGCAATTTCGAGCTGTTTCAAACACTGGCGAAAAAGATGGGGTTTTCCGACCCGCCGTTTTTTCAGAGCGTGGATGACCGGATCCTGGCCTATTTGGAAACCGTTGCTGAATTGCCGGTCGCCGTCAGCCCGGCTGACATTGCCGGCGGCGGCTATATTGAGTCGGTGCGGGCCCGTCGTGGCGAGGCGCCCTTTCTTCGAGCCGGTGGTCGCTTTCGTTTCGTCAACGCTGACGACCCGACCCTGCCACCCCATGCCTGTCTGATTGAGGGGCTCGAGTTCGATCATCCCGACCTGTTGAGCCGCTTTCCGCTGAAACTGATAACGCCGCCAATGGCACGAATGCTCAACTCCACCTTCGGGGAACGCTACCCCGGCGAGACCGGCGAGTTGCTTATCCATCCCAGTGATGCCCGGGAGCGGTCTATCTTTGATGGTGACCCGGTGCAGGTGCGGAATTTTCGCGGCAGCGTGGTTCGGCGGGCAACGGTCAGCAACGATACCCAGCCGGGGCTGGTGGTCGCCGAGGGCTTGTACTGGCCGGCAACCCCCGATGACGCTGGCATCAATGACCTGGTCTCCCAGCATTGTTCGGACATGGGCGGAGGCACGCTGTTTCACGAGGCCCGGGTGGAGGTCGAGTCGATGCGGCGGGTTGATGCTCAGGGAGGGGGAGACGAGTAATTCGGCGCCGGCGGAGCGTCATCGAAGCGGATATATTGGACGTCGATGGTGACGATACCGTCGCCGGCCAAGTCGACTGCAATGATCTGGCCGGCAACCCAAATTTTTTTGCCCGGGTCCAGCGTCAGTAGTTCCGGATACTGTTCCAGGTTCACCAGGCAGCGAAGGATGGTTCCAAAGCCACTTTCATCCACATCCAGAAGGGCGACGCTACGGCCCGATGAATCGTGCTGCAACGAGAAAAAAAAGCCGGGCCAGATGACCTGCAAAGGGCGTTCGCCGTGAACTTCCGGATCTTCTTCGAGCAGTGAGGATTCCCGGAGGGCGGTGAGCAGTTCGGTGGCGGACGGGGTGATGAAGAAGGTTGTCGAGCCGAGCGTGACCGGCGGTTCTTCGGGCTCCTCTGCGTTGTCGGTAGAGGCAGAAGGGAGTTGTCCTTCGACAATAACCATCTGCTCGTCATTGTGGGCCAGCCTGCGGTCGCGGTTGCGAAAGTAAATCCCGGTTGCCGAGACCGCCACGATCAGAACGAGCATGGTGATCACCAGTGTCAACCACTCCTTTCGTGACAGCGGGGCTTTGCGCATGATTAAGCAATGGTTATGGTTGTCTGGGCATCTGGTTGATTATGCACCATTATACTTGGTTTTCCTCAATCGTACAGGAGAAAGGCATGGATACGTTCGAAGCGCTGGCCACCCGTCGCAGTATCAGAAGCTACGGGCTCGGTGATATCTCCGACGAGCAGATCCGCAGATTGCTGCAGATGGCGATGCTTGCCCCGTCTGCCGGGAATCAGCAGCCCTGGCAATTCATCGTGGTTCGAGATCGGAAGAAACTCGATTCGGTACCCTCGTTTCATCCCTATTGCAAGATGATCACCCAGGTGCCGGTGGCCATTGTGGTCTGCGGCGACCCGGAGGGTAAAAAATGGCCGGATTTCTGGGTTCAGGATTGCAGTGCTGCCGTTCAGAACCTGCTGCTGGCCGCTCGCGCCGAAGGACTGGGTACGGTCTGGACCGGGGTCTATCCACGGCAGGAGCGTATGGAGAAATGCCGTGAAGCCTTCAACATCCCTGAGCAGATCATCCCCTTCGCCATCGTGCCGGTGGGTTGGCCTGCCGAGCCAGGTTTCAAGACGGTCGATCGCTTCTGCCCGGAGCTGATTCATGCCGAACGGTTCGGCGGTTGACCGCGTCGATGCGTTGACCGCCGCGGCCCGGCCCGGATTGGTCGATACACATTGCCATATCGACGTATCCGAGTTCGCCGCCGATTACGGCCAGGTCCTGCAGCGAGCCCGGGCCGCGGGGGTGAACCGCTTTGTCGTGCCCGGTGTCGACCGGGGCGGATGGCCGCGATTATTGGCGTTGTGTCGAAAAGAGGCAGGATGTCACCCGGCGCTTGGCCTGCATCCGCTCTATCTTCCTCTCCATCGGCCGGCGCATCTTGAAGAACTGGGCAAAATGGCGGCGCGTCCGGAGGTCGTAGCCATCGGCGAGGTCGGTCTTGATTTCTGGGACAATCCCGAGGCGCTGGTGCGCCAGCGTCAGGAAGCGTTGTTCGAGCAACAGGTGCGGATAGCCAAAGGGCTCGGCCTGCCGTTGCTGCTCCACGCCCGCAAGGCTCATGATCAGGTGCAGGCGATTGTCCGCCGGCTGCATTTTCCCTACGGCGGGATCGTTCATGCCTTCAGCGGCAGCAGACAGCAGGCCCTGATCTGGCTTGAGCTGGGATTCCTGATCGGGATCGGCGGTACCATCACCTACGGCAGAGCGAACCGGGTCCGTGCGCTCGCCGCCGAGCTGCCACTGCCAGGGCTGGTGCTGGAGACCGATGCCCCCGATATTCCACCGGCGGCTCATCGGCAGGAGCGCAACAGCCCGGAATATCTCCCCGAGATTGTGCACTGCCTGGCTCAGCTTCGCTCCGATTCGCCGGATCGAATCGCTGTCGAGACCACCCGTAATGCCGTCAGGCTGCTGAACCGTCGCGTGCCTGGTTTGGCGCATTGACGGCGAGCAAGGCTTCGGTGGTGTCGAGCATCCGGTTGGCGTACCCCCACTCGTTATCGAACCAAGCCATCACCGTCACCAGACGCTCCCCGCTGATGCAGGTATGGCTGCCATCCACCACAGCCGAACGAGGATCGTGAGTGAAATCACAGGAAACGAGTGGTAGCTCGGTATAACCGAGGATGCCGGACAGCCCGGCCGCCGCTTCTTTCTGGAAGAGGTGGTTGATTTCAGCCACCGAGGGGGTTCGCCTGACCATCGCAGAGAGCTGCATGGTCGATACGTTGAGTACCGGTACACGGAAAGCGACCGCCTTGAAACGGCCGGTCAGTTCGGGAAACACCCGGTCGATTCCCTTGGCCAGCCCGGTGGTGACGGGGATGATCGAGTTGCTCGAACTCCTGCTTTTGCGTAGATCGGGGTTATGAAAGGCGTCGATGACCGGTTGATCGTTCATCATCGAATGGATGGTGGTGATAAAGCCGCTGTCTATTCCATAGCGGTCGTTGAG encodes the following:
- a CDS encoding molybdopterin-dependent oxidoreductase, translating into MPTVKKTICPLDCPDSCGLLATVEGGRVLSLAGDPEHPYTRGVICRKMRRYPERLNPEQRLLHPQLRIGSKGEGRFARISWDEAWERLVEALQQRVAAHGGETVMPFCYAGNMGLVNRFAGFPLLHRLGATRIEQTICSTAASSAWKLGCGPVGGTPPEAAAEATLIVAWGVNIRATAMHFWNYVAQARKNGAKLLVIDPYRNDTARHADRYIPVAPGGDSALALGVLRLLLERQRLDNEFIAAQTSGFEQLAGYLRSVPFERFTEQSGVDRQTMEQLASLLAEHQRSFFRIGVGLSRNSRGGMAVRAITALAAALGLYDGRPGRGALLFSGAFGGDTDRLSCPELLGSSPRTVNMIHLGRMLTNGGSPPVKALIVYNANPLTVAPDGATVRRGLAREDLFTVVHEQVMTPTARYADLLLPATTFLENRDIYRSYGHFFLGVVDPVVSPAGEAISNFELFQTLAKKMGFSDPPFFQSVDDRILAYLETVAELPVAVSPADIAGGGYIESVRARRGEAPFLRAGGRFRFVNADDPTLPPHACLIEGLEFDHPDLLSRFPLKLITPPMARMLNSTFGERYPGETGELLIHPSDARERSIFDGDPVQVRNFRGSVVRRATVSNDTQPGLVVAEGLYWPATPDDAGINDLVSQHCSDMGGGTLFHEARVEVESMRRVDAQGGGDE
- a CDS encoding TatD family hydrolase, with the translated sequence MPNGSAVDRVDALTAAARPGLVDTHCHIDVSEFAADYGQVLQRARAAGVNRFVVPGVDRGGWPRLLALCRKEAGCHPALGLHPLYLPLHRPAHLEELGKMAARPEVVAIGEVGLDFWDNPEALVRQRQEALFEQQVRIAKGLGLPLLLHARKAHDQVQAIVRRLHFPYGGIVHAFSGSRQQALIWLELGFLIGIGGTITYGRANRVRALAAELPLPGLVLETDAPDIPPAAHRQERNSPEYLPEIVHCLAQLRSDSPDRIAVETTRNAVRLLNRRVPGLAH
- a CDS encoding DUF2179 domain-containing protein; protein product: MEQMLDPTFFLQPANLIYGLFIFAARVVDVSLGTLRTIAIVHGRTTLSFWLGFFESAIWLAVVSTIVQTVASQPLYGVIYAFGFATGNTVGIKIEKRIALGNLILRVISRGHAKKLTDTLRNQGYRVTTFSGEGKSGPVTELYIVCRRRDLKSLLGRIMSLDPEAFYVTEQAGSVSNVYRPIMQQVTGWRAILKKK
- a CDS encoding bifunctional UDP-N-acetylglucosamine diphosphorylase/glucosamine-1-phosphate N-acetyltransferase GlmU produces the protein MPASSALAVIVLAAGKGTRMKSSRAKVLHEVFFRPMLHHVLDAVQPLRAVKTIVIVGHQGDRVEQAISTFPVTCVEQHEQLGTGHAVLCAKAELADFSGTVLVLCGDSPLLQSHHLQEMLETHHQSGAALTIMTTRLDQPTGYGRIISNQEGAVQAIVEEKDASSQQRRIKEINAGLYCVEKEFLFTALNRVTRDNSQKEMYLTDIVGIAVADGVTVGRYEHPVPFQVLGVNSRVELALAHGEIRQRRNRELLAAGITMYDPASITVAPTVEISPDCTLTERITILGASRLGARCRIGAGVVLDNADIGPDAEIGANSVLSGCSIKAGARVQPLTACVSEEGPGAASG
- a CDS encoding nitroreductase family protein, which codes for MDTFEALATRRSIRSYGLGDISDEQIRRLLQMAMLAPSAGNQQPWQFIVVRDRKKLDSVPSFHPYCKMITQVPVAIVVCGDPEGKKWPDFWVQDCSAAVQNLLLAARAEGLGTVWTGVYPRQERMEKCREAFNIPEQIIPFAIVPVGWPAEPGFKTVDRFCPELIHAERFGG
- a CDS encoding type I glyceraldehyde-3-phosphate dehydrogenase: MKIAINGYGRIGRCILRALYESGRATRMKIVGINELFDIGSIAHLTRFDSTHGTFGGEVSISRDCLIVNGDPVRVFNERDLTRLPWKELEVDVVLECSGSFIDREIASLHLEAGAKRVIFSCPAKADVDATIVYGLNHHLLNPQHRIISNASCTTNCISHLIRILNDRYGIDSGFITTIHSMMNDQPVIDAFHNPDLRKSRSSSNSIIPVTTGLAKGIDRVFPELTGRFKAVAFRVPVLNVSTMQLSAMVRRTPSVAEINHLFQKEAAAGLSGILGYTELPLVSCDFTHDPRSAVVDGSHTCISGERLVTVMAWFDNEWGYANRMLDTTEALLAVNAPNQARDGSAA
- a CDS encoding IMP cyclohydrolase, with protein sequence MSDIKKMYTTILGDHFPMEMTVTFGDQRLIYRKRTWNIAQEDGRYEERGIRYGENPDQEAALYELVNGNLELGGCRYIEPGNGLVSAISAEDMLQVGKHPGKINLTDIDNGLNIIKYLMERPAAVILKHNNPCGAAVASSLAEAFDRANRADRIAAFGGAVVLNRACDRETAELLADNYLEVVCASDFIENSLDIIKKRKNLRVIKIARIDRLAEFERYRFVDFKSLIDGGIIIQQSALNSVRTPADLKPAIADWQGATYRCEREPTQQEVDDMLFGWAIEHGVTSNSVLYVKNGCTVGIGTGEQDRVGVAEIAVHKAYIKYADILCFDRHRISYADLELAIARGERKTEEKEGIDRQVAADRAGLPGSVMISDAFFPFRDGADVGIRQGVSAILQAGGSLRDFETIQACNEADPKVAMKFTGQRSFKH